GATCAGGGGCGCCAGTACCCCAGCGCGTTCACCCGCTGCTTGGGCAGACCGAGCTCCTTGCGGACGTAGGAGGTGAGGGCGCGGGTGGTCGCCGTGTCGCAGGCGATCCAGACGTACGGATCCGGCGTGTCGGCGAGCAGGCCGGGCAGGTTCTCCTTCACCTGGGCGACCAGGTGGGCCCCCGAGTCGCGCCGCGGCAGGGTCCGTACGTCGTGGCGGGACTCCTCCGCGCGGAAGGGCAGGCCGTCGCGCTCGCCCTCGAACCACACCGTGGCCGGGGCCGCGTCGAGGGTGTCGAGCAGGGAGTTGAGGGCCGGCAGGGAGGCCGTGTCGGCGATGGCGAAGACATGGGAGGGGGCCGGTTCGGGTTGGGTGAAGCCGGTGCCGTGGATGGTCGCCTCGATGGTGTCGCCGGGCTTCGCCGTGCGCGCCCAGTCGCTGGCGACGCCCTCGTGCAGGGCGAACTCCAGGCTGAAGGTGCCGGCCCCGGGGTCCGGGTCGACGAGGGTGTAGGCGCGCTGATGGGGCTTGCCCGCGTTGTCGAACCACAGCCGGACCCACATGGTGGGGTGGACGCCGGTCGCCGCCAGCATGCCGCCGTCCGTGAGGTGCACGCGGCGGTAGTGCTCGGTGACGTCCTCCGCGCCCGTCACCGTGAACACGAAGTCCTTCGCGCGCAGCAGCTTCAGGACCGCGCCCTCCCAGCCGTGCCCCTGCCCCATGAGCTCTTCACCCTTCGCGTACGATTCCCGCACCAATAACTTAGGGAAGCCTAACCTAAAGCAAAGGAGGGGCACAGGTGACCGGCGAGATCTTCCGCGATGCCTGGGGCATTCCGCATCTCCGGGCCGACGGGGCGAGTGAACTCGCCCGGGCGCAGGGCCGTGTCACCGCCCTCGACCGGGCCTGGCAGCTGGAGGTCGAACGGCACCGGGCGCGGGGCACCTCCGCCTCCTTCCTCGGTGCCGAGGCCCTGCCCTGGGACCGGTTCGTCAGACGGGCCCGCCTCGACGACACGGCGAGACGCTGTTTCGCCGAACTGGAGAGACGGGACCCGGAGACGGCGGGGTGGGTGCGGGCGTACGTCGACGGGGTCAACGAGGGACTGGACGAAGGCGCCCGCCGCACAACCGAGTTCGCGAAGACGGGCCTGGCTCCCGGGCGTTGGGAGCCCTGGACCCCGCTCGGCGTCTGGCTCGGCATCCACATCCTGTTCGCGGGCTTCCCGGCCAAGCTCTGGCGCGAGCAGGTCGTACGCCACCTCGGCGCGGACGCGGTCGGGCTGTTCGCCGCCGACGGGCCGGGCACCTCGGGCAGCAACGGCTGGCTGGTGAGCGGCGAACGGACCGTCACCGGGCACGCGATCATCGCCGGCGACCCGCACCGCTTCATCGAGGACCCCGGCGTCTACCAGCAGATCCATCTCTCCTGCCCCGAGTTCGACGTCATCGGCCTCGCGGTCCCCGGCATCCCCGGCATCGCCCACTTCGGCCACACCGGCACGGTCGCCTGGGCCATCACCAACGCCATGGCGGACTACCAGGACCTGTACCGGGAGCGGCTGCGGCGCACTGGGGCGGGCATCGAGGCGCTGGACCCGGACGGGGTGTGGCGCCGTGCGGTGCGGCACACGGAGGTCGTGGAGGTCGCGGGGGAGGACCCGGTCGAGATCGAGGTGATCGAGACGGCTCGGGGGCCGGTGGTGATCGGAGGGCCGGAAGGGCTGCCCGACGGCTCACAGGAGCATCTGGAGGAGGGCCTGCCGGAAGGGTTGCAGGGAGAGGTGCAGGAAGGTTTCCCCAGTGGGGTCTCCGACGACGCCCCGCCCCTCGCCATGGCCCTGCGCTACCCGCCCCGCGTCACCGGCGACCTCGGCTTCGGCGCACTGCTCCCGCTGCTGCGGGCCCGCCGGGTCGCCGACGTCGACCGGGCCGTCGACCTGTGGGCGGAGCCCGTCAACGTCGTCCAGGCCGCCGACACCGAGGGCGGGCTGCTGCACCGCGTCGCCGGGAAGGTGCCGGTGCGCTCCGCGGCCAACGGCATCGGGCCGGTGCCCGCCTGGGAGCCCGGCCACGACTGGGACGGCTGGCACGAGACGCCGCGCGGCGGGCTCACCGACGGCGTCGCCGCCATGGCCAACCAGCGCGGTCTCGCCGCACCCCTGGGCGTGGAGTTCGCCGCATCCCATCGCGCCGACCGCATCACGGCCCTGCTGGGGGAGAAGGAGCGCTGGTCGGCCGCCGACATGCCGGCCATCCACATGGACACCCGGCTGGCCTCGGCGGAAGCCCTGCTGGACCTGCTGCGCACCCTCGGCACCCTCGGCCCCGACGCGGAGCGGATCCGCCGGGCCCTGCTGGACTGGGACCGCCGCATGGACGCGGACAGCGAGGGCGCGGCCCTGTACGCGGCGGTGCGCAGTGCCGTCGTACGGCGGCTCGCCGCGCACCCGGCGTTCGCCGCGCTGGCCGCCGCGCCCGCCTACCCCGAGGTCCTGCTGCCCTGGCTGGCCCTCCTCCCGCGCGTCGGCTTCGCCCTCGAACACCTGCTGCGCGCCGAGGAGTTGTACGGCATCGACCGCGCCGAGGCCGTCCGGGAAGCCGTCGAGGAGGTGGCCGCCGAGCCGCCCTCCGGTGGCTGGGGCGACACCCACCGCCTCGCCCCCTGGCGGGCGCTGACCGACACCGCCTACGACGAACCCCGTCTCTCCGGCGACCACGACTGCGTGCTGTGCACCTCCGCCGTGCCCGGAATCACCGACCTGGCCGCGCGCGGGCCCGCCGCCCGCTACGTCTGGGACCTGGCCGACCGTGAGGCCGGCAGCTGGCTGGTGCCGCTCGGCGCCTGGGGCATCCCCGGCTCGCCCCACCACCGCGACCAACTCCCGCTGTGGGTACGGGGAGATCTGGTCCCCGTCGTCACCGATTTCACCGAGTTCGAGAAGGAATCCGATGTCTGAGCCGTCCACGACGATCCCCGGCACCGCCGTCCGACCCGTCCACGAGCAGGCCGTCGACGGCTTCGGCAGCGTCCGTGTCCGCCCCCTCGACCCGCACGCCGACGCCGCGGTCGTGCACGGCTGGACCGGCGCGGAGCGCGCCTCCTTCTGGGGCATGAACGGCCTGACCAGGGACCAGGTGTCCGAGATCTACGCCCACATGGCCGGCCTCGACACGCACCACGCCTACCTGATCCTGCGGGACGACGTCCCGGTCGCGCTGCTGCAGACCTACGAGCCGGAGGCCGACCGGGTCAGCGAGTGCTACGAGGTCCTCCCCGGGGACATCGGCGTCCACCTGCTGCTCGCCCCCGCCGGTCCCGAGGGGGCGCGGCCCGGCTGGACCTCCGTACTGCTGGGCGTGGTCGCGGCCTACGTCTTCGGCACCCTGGACCGCCGGCGCGTCGTCGTCGACCCGGACGTCCGCAACGAGAAGGCCGTGGCCCGGTTCCTCAAGCAGGGCTTCGAGGCCGGGCCCGTGGTCGTGCTGCCGGAGGTCGACATCCCGGACGTGTACATCCCGGCGAAGGAGGCCCAACTCGCCTTCCTCACCCGGGAGGTAGCTTTTGGGGTGTGACCCCGGAAGAACTCGTCGCGCACTACAGCCTGGAGCCGATCCCGCGTGAGGGCGGGCTGTTCCGGCGGACCTGGGCGGGACCCGAGCTGTCCGACGGGCGGCCGCAGGGCACCGCGATCGTCGTCCTGCTCACCACGGACGACTACTCCGCCCTGCACCGCCTGCCGTCGGACGAGGTGTGGCACTTCTACCTGGGCGACCCCCTGGAGATGCTGCTCCTCGCACCCGACGGCACGTCCCGCACAGCCGTGCTCGGCCCAGGCATACAGCGCGGCGAGCACATCCAGCTCACGGTCCCGGCCGGGACCTGGATGGGCGCGCGGGTGGCGGCCGGCGGTTCGTGGACCTTCTTCGGCTGCACGATGGCCCCCGGCTTCACCTACGAGGGCTACGAGCACGGCGACCTGGCGGACCTGACGGCGCGCTATCCCGCCGAAGCGGACCGGATCGCGGGACTGTGCCGCCCATGAGCGGACTCCTGGAAGGACAGGTCGCCCTGGTCACGGGCGCGGGCGGCGGCATCGGACGGGGGATCGCGACGCGGTTCGCCGAGGAGGGTGCGGCCGTCGTCCTGCACTGCCGTACGGCGGTGGACGCGGCGGACGAAGTCGCGCGCCGGGTCCGGGAGTCGGGCGGACGGGCGCTGGTGCTGCGGGCCGACCTGACGGACGAGGACGCGTGCGGGCGGCTGCTGGGCGAGGCCGCCGAGTGGGGCGGCGGGCGGCTGACGGCGCTGGTCAACAACGCGGGCGTACAGCCGCTGCGGGAGCTGCCGGGGATGCCGGCGGCCGAGTGGCGGGCGGTCGTCGACGCCAACCTGACGAGCGTGTTCGCGTGCACGCAGGCCGCCGCCGGGATCATGCGTACGCAGGACGGCGGCGGTTCGGTGACCCACATCGCCTCCATCGAGGCCACCCACCCGGCACCCCTGCACGCCCACTACGGCGCCGCCAAGGCGGCGGTACGCATGCACGCCCGCTCCGCGGCCCTGGAGTACGGCCCCTGGGGAATCCGCGTCAACACCGTCTCCCCCGGCCTGATCCACCGCGAGGGACTTGAGGAGTCCTGGCCGGAGGGCGTGCGCCGCTGGAAGCAGGCGGTCCCCACGGGACGCCTGGGCCGGCCCGAGGACGTGGCCGACGCCTGCGTGTTCCTCGCCTCGCGTCTCGCGTCCTGGATCACCGGGCACGACCTGGTGGTGGACGGAGGGGTGTCGGCCCGGCCGACGTGGTGAGCCCGTCGGGGCGGAGCGCGGCGGGAAGTGTGCGGGGCGGCCGGTGAGTGTTGCGGGTTTCCCGTCCGTACATACCCTCGAGGCCTCAAGTCCGACGACGGAGATGTGGACAGACGTGGCGGGGTGCGATGACCGACGACGACAGCGCGGCCGACTCACCGACCGGCGACAACTTCAAAGGCTGGTGCTGCTGGGCACCCTGCTGGTCCTGTTCCTCCTCGGTGGCACGGGCCCGGCGTCGGCCCACGCCGCCCTCCGCGCCACCGACCCCGAGGACGGAAGCGTCCTCAAGTCGGCCCCGCGCGACATCACCCTGACGTTCACGGAGTCCGTCGGTCTGCTGGAGGACTCCTTCCGCGTCCTGGACCCGGACGGCCGCCGGCTGCGCACGGGCGAACCCGAGCACGCGCGGGGCGGCGGCGCCGAGACGGCCACCGTCACGCTCCCCGCGAAGCTGGCCGAGGGCACCTACACCGTCGCCTGGCGGGTGGTGTCGGCCGACAGCCACCCGGTCTCCGGCGCGTTCACCTTCTCCGTCGGCAAGCCGTCCCTCACCACGGCCACGCTCGACACCGGCCCGACCGAGGACCCGGCGACCAAGAGCCTCTACAACATCGCCCGGTATCTGGCCTACCTCGCCGTCGCCCTGCTCATCGGCACGGCGACGTTCATGGCCGTCTGCCGCCCGCCGGACGCCCCCGTGCTGCACCGGCTGCTGAGGGCCGGCTGGTGGACCCTGCTCGGCGCCACCCTCGCCCTGCTGGTGCTGCGCGCCCCGTACGAGTCGGGCGAGGGCCCCCTGGGCGCCCTGAGCGCGGACTCCGTCACCCGCACCCTGACCGGCCGCCCCGGCGAGGTGCTGCTGGCCCGCCTCGCCCTGCTGCTCGTGGCCGCCCTCTATCTGCTGCGGCTGGCCCGGCTCCGCAAGCCCTTCGGCTGGGCGGGCGCCGCGCTCGCCGTCGGCCTCGCGGTGACCTGGGCGGCCGGCGAGCACGCCTCCGCGGGTATCCAGGTCCCGGTGGCGATGACGTCCGCGGCGCTGCATCTGCTGGCCACGGCGGTCTGGCTGGGCGGCCTCACGGCCCTGCTCGTCACGCTGTACCGCGCGCGGCTGACCCCGGCGGCCGTCACCCGCTTCTCCCGCGTCGCGTTCGTATCCGTGACCGTCCTGGTCGTCACCGGCGTCTACCAGTCCTGGCGCGGCCTCGGCTCCTGGGACGCGCTCACCGGCACGACGTACGGCAGGCTCCTGACGCTGAAGCTCGCCGCCGTGGTGCTGCTGCTCGCGGCGGCGGCCCTGTCCCGCCGCTGGACGGCCCGGCTCGCGACCGTCGACGCGGAGACCGCGGAGACCGTCGTGGAGGCGGAGGCCGCCGTACGGGAGAAGGTCCCGGAGCCGGTGGGCGGCCCGTCGCTGCCGGCGGGCCCCGAGGCGGCACCGGAGCCCTCCGCTCCGGTGGAAGCCGGTTCCGAACAGCGCAGTGCCCTGCGTCGCTCCGTGCTCGCCGAAGTCGCCGTCGGCGCGGCGGTCCTGGCGGTCACCACGCTGCTCACCAGCACGCTGCCCGGCCGGGCGGAGGCCGAGGCGGCGGCGGGGACGCCGGCCGTGGTCGGCGCCTCCGTCACCAACGTCCCCTTCGACGTCGGCACCCCCGGCGGCCACGGCAAGGTGCAGGTCACCATCGACCCGGGCCGGGTCGGCGACAACTCCATCGAGGCCCTCGTCTACGGCCCCGACGGCGGTGTGTCCGTCGTCCCCGAGCTGCGGATCTCCTTCACGCTGCCGGCCAAGGACATCGGCCCCGTCGACGCCGAACTCACCGACAAGGGCGGCTACTGGGGCAACAGCTTCCTCAACCTGCCCATCGCCGGGAAGTGGGAGATGAAGGTGACCGTGCGGACCACGGAGGTCGACCAGGTCAGCGAGACCAGGACCGTGGTGATCCGCTAGCCGGTGTCCGCGGCGGCTAGGACAGCACCTGGATCAGCTGGTACGGGACCATGTACAGGCCCGTGTAGAGGAACAGCGTGCCGAACACGCCCACGCCCAGGGACCGCAGCACCCAGGTGCGCACGGGGAGCCTCGCCGCGACCCGCTCGGGGTGCTCCGGGTCGTAGCTGACCTCGAAGCGCTCCGCGCCGGAGCCGACGGGTTCGGCGGCGTTGTCGACCTCGCACTCCCGCGGAACGCCGTTCAGGTCGGTGAACCGGAACAGGCGCTTCTTGCCGTCGTGGCGGTGGAAGGCGGCGAGCACGGAGACACCGCGGCGGCGCAGGATCGCCCGGTCGTACAGGGTCTTGGCGGCCATGCCGTACAGAACGAGCCCGATGATCAAGGGCTTCGTCCCGAAGAACCACAGGATCGCGCCGATCAGGTCGCCGTGCGCGAGCAGCGTGACCAGCCCGGCGATCCAGCCCACGACCGGCACCCCGATCGCGAGCACGAGCGCCGCGTCCCCGAGCGCCTTGCGGTACCAGGCCGTGCGGACCGTGCCCGGCAGCACCTCGACCAGCGTGGCACCGTCCCGGCGGTCCTCCTCCGCCTCCCGCGCGGGCAGCGCGGCGTTCACGGTCCTGACGAAGGCGTCCCGCGCGGACGCCGCCCGGTGCGCGACCCGGTACACGGTCGCTCCCGCCCCCTCGGGCGCGGTCAGCACCACCTCCACACCGCGCGGGCCCTCGGCGGGTCTGACCGCCTCGACGGCCGGCAGCGGTATGCGTCTTCGCACCCCGTCCTGCTCGAGCAGCAGTGACCCGCCCTCCAGCCACAGCGCCCCGGAACGGCCGCGCAGGGTCACCGAGGGCAGGGGCGAGGGCGTGCTCGAAGTCGTCATGGCCGAAAGGTAGCGGCGCGATCTTCGTGGCGTACGGGAGTTCGATCATCTCCCTGTTGAACGCGGGTTCGAGATCTCAGTCACGTTTCCGAAACGTCGATCGCCATCCCTTGACGCATGACCAGACATACGGCTGTTATTGCGCCACCGTGTTCGGTCAAGTTGATTTCTGATCGATTGCGACGGACTTCAACACGTCCACCCTCACGATCGAACCCTGCCATCAGGAGCCGTAGATGCAGCACTTCTCCCCCTCCGGTCTCTCACTGCCCTCGCCGAGCCGCCGCACGATGCTGCGCGGCATAGGCGGCGCCGCCGTTCTCGGCGCGGGCATCCCGCTGTTGAGCGCCTGCGGCGGCAGCGGCACGGCGAGCGACCCGAAGACCGTCACCCTCGGCTCCAAGGCGTCCGACGCCGTGCCGAAGAAGGCGTTCGCGGACATCTACGCGGCCTACAAGAAGAAGTCCGGCATCACGGTCGACGTGAACACCAAGGACTCCAACACCTTCCAGGAGCAGATCAACTCCTACCTCCAGGGCACGCCGGACGACGTGTTCACCTGGTTCGCCGGCTACCGGATGCAGTTCTTCGCGGCCAAGGGACTGGCCACGCCGATCGACGACGTGTGGAAGACCATCGGGGACAACTTCCCCGAAGCGATGCACAAGCTCAGCAAGGGCGAGGACGGCAAGTACTACTTCGTGCCGCTGTACACGTACCCGTGGGCGATCTTCTACCGGAAGAGCGTCTTCCAGGAGAACGGCTACGAAGTCCCCACCACCTGGGACGACTTCGTCGCGCTGTGCAAGCAGATGCAGAAGGACAAGCTGGTCCCGATCGCCTTCGGCGACAAGGACGCCTGGCCCGCGCTCGGCACCTTCGACCAGATCAACTTCCGCCAGAACGGCTACGACTTCCACGTCGAGCTGATGGCGGGCAAGGCCTCCTGGACCGACGCCAAGGTGCGCAAGGTCTTCGACCTGTGGACCGAGATCCTCCCGTACCACCAGGAGGGCGCCATGGGCCGCACCTGGCAGGACGCGGCCCAGACGCTGGCCTCCAAGAAGGCCGGCATGTACCTCCTCGGCACCTTCGTGGCCCAGCAGTTCACCGACAAGGCCGCCCTGGACGACCTCGACTTCTTCGCCTTCCCGGAGATCGACCCGCAGTTCGGGCAGGACACCGTCGAGGCGCCGACCGACGGCTTCATGATGAGCAAGAGCCCCAAGAACAAGGCCGAGGCCGTCAAGCTGCTGGAGTTCCTCGGCACCCCGGAGGCCGAGACCGTCTACCTCAAGTCCGACCCGAGCTCGGTGCACGCCTCCACCAAGGCCGACACCTCCTCGTACACGGCCCTTCAGAAGAAGGCGTACGACATGATCGCCGGCGCCAAGTCCCTGACCCAGTTCATGGACCGCGACTCCCGCCCGGACTTCACCTCCACGGTGATGCAGCCCGCGCTGCAGAAGTTCGTCCGTGACCCCAAGGGCGTCGATGGCCTGCTGTCCTCGATCGAGCGCCAGAAGAAGACGATCTTCGCGTCGGGCTGATCGACATGACCACACAGACCACCAAGGAGATCCCGGAGGCGGCCGCCGTGCCGCCTCCGGGCGCTGCCCCCGCGAAGAAGGTGTCCCAGGGACACCGCCGACTGCTGACCCGCCGCGACCGGCTCACCCTCGGTCTGATGGCGGGCCTGCCGACGATCCTGCACATCGCCCTCGTGTGGGTGACGGCCCTCGCCTCCGTGGCGCTGGCCTTCACCACCTGGGACGGCATTGGCTTCGACTCGATCAAGTGGGTCGGCCTGGAGAACTTCAAGGAACTGTTCTCCAACAACCCGCAGTTCTGGCCCGCCGTCCAGCACAACGTCATCTGGTTCGTCGTCCTGATCGTGATCCCGACCCCGCTCGGTCTGTTCCTGGCCGTGCAGCTGGACAAGCGGATCCGCTTCAGCAGGGTGTACCAGACCGCGTTCTTCCTGCCCGTCGTGATGTCGATGGCCGTCATCGGCTTCGTCTGGCAGCTGATCTACAACCCCGACACCGGCCTGATCAACAGCGTCATCGGGGCCAACGAGCCGGGTAAGTACATCGACTGGATCGGCGACCCGGACCTCAACCTCTGGGCGATCCTCGTCGCCGCGTCCTGGCGCCACACCGGCTACATGATGATCCTCTACCTGGCCGGCCTGAAGGGCGTCGACCCCTCGCTGCGGGAGGCGTCCGCGCTAGACGGCGCCAACGAGTGGCAGACGTTCAAGAACGTCATCTTCCCGACGCTGCGCCCCACCAACACAGTCGTCCTGGTCGTCACCATCATCGAGGCGCTGCGCGCCTTCGACCTGGTCTTCGTCTTCAACAAGGGCGCACAGGGCACCGAGCTGCTCTCGATCCTGGTCACCAACAACATCATCGGCGAGTCCAGCCGCATCGGATACGGCTCCGCGATCGCGGTCGTGCTGCTGCTGATCTCCCTCGTCGTGATCATCCCCTACCTGGTGGCCACCTTCCGGAAGGAGCGGCGCGCATGAGTACGACCGCCATGACCAAGCCCCGTACGCCCCTGCGCCCGGCCCGGATCCTGCTGCACCTCTTCCTCGCCGGCGCGGCGCTGGCCTGGCTCGCACCGCTGCTCTGGGCGGTCTACGCGGCGCTGCGGCCGTACTCGGAGACGAGCGAGAAGGGATACGTGTCCTGGCCGGACACGCTGAACTTCGACAACTTCACGAACGCGTTCACGCAGTCGGACATGAGCCACTACTTCGTCAACACCATGATCATCGCCGTGCCGGCGGTGCTGTTGACGCTGTTCCTGTCCTCGATGGTCGCGTTCTACGTCAGCCGCTTCGACTTCCGCCTCAACCTGGCGCTGCTGCTGGTCTTCACGGCCGGCAACCTGCTGCCGCAGCAGGTCATCATCACCCCGCTGTACCGGCTGTACCTGCTGATCGACCTGCCCGGCATCACCATGAGCGGCAAGCTCTACGACTCCGCGCTCGGCCTGGTGTTGATTCATGTCGCTTTCCAGTCCGGCTTCTGCGCCTTCGTGCTCAGCAACTACATGCGCACGCTGCCGCACGAGCTGACCGAGGCCGCGCTGGTCGACGGCGCCTCGGTGTGGCGGCAGTACTGGCAGATCGTGCTGCCGCTGTGCCGCCCGGCGATGGCCGCCCTGGCGACGCTGTTGTCCATCTGGATCTACAACGACTTCTTCTGGGCCCTCGTGCTGATCTCGACCGGCGAGAACATGCCGGTCACCTCGGCCCTGAACAACCTCTCCGGCGCGTACTTCACCGACCCCAACCTGGTCGCCGCCGGCGCCCTGCTCACCGCGATCCCCACGCTGATCGTGTACTTCGTGCTCCAGCGGCAGTTCGTCAGCGGACTGACGCTGGGCGCCAACAAGGGCTGACCGCCCTCGGCCTGAAAGAGACCTCCGTGCACAACCCCTTCACCCCGGTCGCCTCGGTGTCCGTGGACCCCCGCAGGGCCCGCGTCCACGAGGAGGGCTGGCAGTCCTGGAGCCCGAGCGGTGCCTACGCCCTGGGCGAGCGGCCGTTCCGTGCGACCAACGACAACTGGGCGACGGTCTGTTATCGCCCCGGCGTCACCGTCCCCGAGGGCACCTTCCAGGGCGAGGGCCTGCTCGCGCTCGACCCCGGCGACGGCTCCCCGGTCCGGCTGTGGGCGGCGACGGATCCCCTCAGCGGGGTCCCGTCCGTCCGGCTGGTCCTGACGGACGGCGACATCGCCGAGGTCAGCGCCGACGGCCCGGTGAAGGAGTGGTCGGGGACCGGCATCCAGTCGGTGCTGGGCGACTGGGCGGACAGCCTCGGGCTGCCCGCTCCCCGCCCGGCGCCGACGGTCTGGTGCTCCTGGTACGAGTACTTCACCACCGTCACCGAGGACGACAT
The DNA window shown above is from Streptomyces chartreusis and carries:
- a CDS encoding carbohydrate ABC transporter permease; this encodes MTTQTTKEIPEAAAVPPPGAAPAKKVSQGHRRLLTRRDRLTLGLMAGLPTILHIALVWVTALASVALAFTTWDGIGFDSIKWVGLENFKELFSNNPQFWPAVQHNVIWFVVLIVIPTPLGLFLAVQLDKRIRFSRVYQTAFFLPVVMSMAVIGFVWQLIYNPDTGLINSVIGANEPGKYIDWIGDPDLNLWAILVAASWRHTGYMMILYLAGLKGVDPSLREASALDGANEWQTFKNVIFPTLRPTNTVVLVVTIIEALRAFDLVFVFNKGAQGTELLSILVTNNIIGESSRIGYGSAIAVVLLLISLVVIIPYLVATFRKERRA
- a CDS encoding copper resistance CopC/CopD family protein, which produces MLLGTLLVLFLLGGTGPASAHAALRATDPEDGSVLKSAPRDITLTFTESVGLLEDSFRVLDPDGRRLRTGEPEHARGGGAETATVTLPAKLAEGTYTVAWRVVSADSHPVSGAFTFSVGKPSLTTATLDTGPTEDPATKSLYNIARYLAYLAVALLIGTATFMAVCRPPDAPVLHRLLRAGWWTLLGATLALLVLRAPYESGEGPLGALSADSVTRTLTGRPGEVLLARLALLLVAALYLLRLARLRKPFGWAGAALAVGLAVTWAAGEHASAGIQVPVAMTSAALHLLATAVWLGGLTALLVTLYRARLTPAAVTRFSRVAFVSVTVLVVTGVYQSWRGLGSWDALTGTTYGRLLTLKLAAVVLLLAAAALSRRWTARLATVDAETAETVVEAEAAVREKVPEPVGGPSLPAGPEAAPEPSAPVEAGSEQRSALRRSVLAEVAVGAAVLAVTTLLTSTLPGRAEAEAAAGTPAVVGASVTNVPFDVGTPGGHGKVQVTIDPGRVGDNSIEALVYGPDGGVSVVPELRISFTLPAKDIGPVDAELTDKGGYWGNSFLNLPIAGKWEMKVTVRTTEVDQVSETRTVVIR
- a CDS encoding SDR family NAD(P)-dependent oxidoreductase — translated: MSGLLEGQVALVTGAGGGIGRGIATRFAEEGAAVVLHCRTAVDAADEVARRVRESGGRALVLRADLTDEDACGRLLGEAAEWGGGRLTALVNNAGVQPLRELPGMPAAEWRAVVDANLTSVFACTQAAAGIMRTQDGGGSVTHIASIEATHPAPLHAHYGAAKAAVRMHARSAALEYGPWGIRVNTVSPGLIHREGLEESWPEGVRRWKQAVPTGRLGRPEDVADACVFLASRLASWITGHDLVVDGGVSARPTW
- a CDS encoding cupin domain-containing protein, coding for MTPEELVAHYSLEPIPREGGLFRRTWAGPELSDGRPQGTAIVVLLTTDDYSALHRLPSDEVWHFYLGDPLEMLLLAPDGTSRTAVLGPGIQRGEHIQLTVPAGTWMGARVAAGGSWTFFGCTMAPGFTYEGYEHGDLADLTARYPAEADRIAGLCRP
- a CDS encoding carbohydrate ABC transporter permease, with product MSTTAMTKPRTPLRPARILLHLFLAGAALAWLAPLLWAVYAALRPYSETSEKGYVSWPDTLNFDNFTNAFTQSDMSHYFVNTMIIAVPAVLLTLFLSSMVAFYVSRFDFRLNLALLLVFTAGNLLPQQVIITPLYRLYLLIDLPGITMSGKLYDSALGLVLIHVAFQSGFCAFVLSNYMRTLPHELTEAALVDGASVWRQYWQIVLPLCRPAMAALATLLSIWIYNDFFWALVLISTGENMPVTSALNNLSGAYFTDPNLVAAGALLTAIPTLIVYFVLQRQFVSGLTLGANKG
- a CDS encoding penicillin acylase family protein; translation: MTGEIFRDAWGIPHLRADGASELARAQGRVTALDRAWQLEVERHRARGTSASFLGAEALPWDRFVRRARLDDTARRCFAELERRDPETAGWVRAYVDGVNEGLDEGARRTTEFAKTGLAPGRWEPWTPLGVWLGIHILFAGFPAKLWREQVVRHLGADAVGLFAADGPGTSGSNGWLVSGERTVTGHAIIAGDPHRFIEDPGVYQQIHLSCPEFDVIGLAVPGIPGIAHFGHTGTVAWAITNAMADYQDLYRERLRRTGAGIEALDPDGVWRRAVRHTEVVEVAGEDPVEIEVIETARGPVVIGGPEGLPDGSQEHLEEGLPEGLQGEVQEGFPSGVSDDAPPLAMALRYPPRVTGDLGFGALLPLLRARRVADVDRAVDLWAEPVNVVQAADTEGGLLHRVAGKVPVRSAANGIGPVPAWEPGHDWDGWHETPRGGLTDGVAAMANQRGLAAPLGVEFAASHRADRITALLGEKERWSAADMPAIHMDTRLASAEALLDLLRTLGTLGPDAERIRRALLDWDRRMDADSEGAALYAAVRSAVVRRLAAHPAFAALAAAPAYPEVLLPWLALLPRVGFALEHLLRAEELYGIDRAEAVREAVEEVAAEPPSGGWGDTHRLAPWRALTDTAYDEPRLSGDHDCVLCTSAVPGITDLAARGPAARYVWDLADREAGSWLVPLGAWGIPGSPHHRDQLPLWVRGDLVPVVTDFTEFEKESDV
- a CDS encoding ABC transporter substrate-binding protein — its product is MQHFSPSGLSLPSPSRRTMLRGIGGAAVLGAGIPLLSACGGSGTASDPKTVTLGSKASDAVPKKAFADIYAAYKKKSGITVDVNTKDSNTFQEQINSYLQGTPDDVFTWFAGYRMQFFAAKGLATPIDDVWKTIGDNFPEAMHKLSKGEDGKYYFVPLYTYPWAIFYRKSVFQENGYEVPTTWDDFVALCKQMQKDKLVPIAFGDKDAWPALGTFDQINFRQNGYDFHVELMAGKASWTDAKVRKVFDLWTEILPYHQEGAMGRTWQDAAQTLASKKAGMYLLGTFVAQQFTDKAALDDLDFFAFPEIDPQFGQDTVEAPTDGFMMSKSPKNKAEAVKLLEFLGTPEAETVYLKSDPSSVHASTKADTSSYTALQKKAYDMIAGAKSLTQFMDRDSRPDFTSTVMQPALQKFVRDPKGVDGLLSSIERQKKTIFASG
- a CDS encoding GNAT family N-acetyltransferase, with protein sequence MSEPSTTIPGTAVRPVHEQAVDGFGSVRVRPLDPHADAAVVHGWTGAERASFWGMNGLTRDQVSEIYAHMAGLDTHHAYLILRDDVPVALLQTYEPEADRVSECYEVLPGDIGVHLLLAPAGPEGARPGWTSVLLGVVAAYVFGTLDRRRVVVDPDVRNEKAVARFLKQGFEAGPVVVLPEVDIPDVYIPAKEAQLAFLTREVAFGV
- a CDS encoding siderophore-interacting protein: MGQGHGWEGAVLKLLRAKDFVFTVTGAEDVTEHYRRVHLTDGGMLAATGVHPTMWVRLWFDNAGKPHQRAYTLVDPDPGAGTFSLEFALHEGVASDWARTAKPGDTIEATIHGTGFTQPEPAPSHVFAIADTASLPALNSLLDTLDAAPATVWFEGERDGLPFRAEESRHDVRTLPRRDSGAHLVAQVKENLPGLLADTPDPYVWIACDTATTRALTSYVRKELGLPKQRVNALGYWRP